The DNA sequence CCATCTGGTCGGACAAGACGAACAGCGACGAAGTAAGGGTAGAGGCTTTTTACCAGCGGTTCAATCCATTAGAGAATGAAGGCTATAATCCCGAAGCAAGACGGTGGTCACCAGGCCTTCAGGAAGCAATAGAACTTGCCCCAAAAACGGGAAAGGAAGCATACATGGGTCGCTTCCTTTCCTTGGCAGCAGGTACATATATTTTCTATACCAAAGAGCTGGACAAGGCCTGTACTATCGGTGAAGAGGCTTTTGAAGTCTCCATGAAATTTAAAGATTACAACAGTGCTTTTGCTTCCCTATTTCTTTTAAGAAGTTGCAAAGGACTTAATATGGTTACCCTTTTGGAGAACAACCTTTCCTTGGATACACTAGTTGCTGAGCAGATACCGCTCTATTCCAACTTGGTCTTGGCCTATTATAAAAAATCCCGCTTGCCCGAATCGCTCGAACTGGCGCTAAAGGCCATCGAGATTGCCGAGGAAAGCAAGCCTGTAAACCACTTCGTCCTGGCAGAGATATTGGATATTGCCGGGGGCGTCCATTCACAAATAGGCAATTATGAGGAAGCAGAGCGCTACCTATTTTCCTCATTAGACCACGCAAAAAAAAGCAATTTCGACCCAGCCATCGGATCCGCCATGATTGGCCTGGGTTTTATGAATAAAGAAAAAGAAGACTTGGCTAAAGCGAAGATATATCTGGATTCTGCCATGGTTTTTATGGAGGACAAACAAAACTGTGAGCCTTGTATGGCAAAGGCTCGCTGGTTAAGTGCGGGTGTAAAAAACCTGGAAGGCAATCACTCGGATGCACTCAAAGAATTATTGGATATAAAAGCCTACTATGACAGTGATCCGGTTAATACAAATTACAATGTTGGAATCTATTATTCTGAATTATCCAGTGCTTATCTGGGGCTAAAGCAATACAACAACGCCATTGCGGCAGCCTTGTCAGGTATAGAAATAACGAAGGCAAATCAATACAGCTCCCTGCAGAGTTATGAAAATATCTACAAGGCATTCACGGCCCTGGGCAATGATAAAAAGGCTTTTGAGTATTATCAAAAATACGTCAGCACCCGTGATGAAATAACCCAACTCCGCAACAGCCAGCAAGTGACCAAACAGGAACTCACGTTCCAGTACGAACAGCAGCGCCTCGCCGACAGCCTCCGCGTCGAACAACAAAAACTACAGCAAAAGTTCGTCTTACAAAAAGAAATCAGCCGACAGAAAAACAGCCGCAACATCTTCTTGGCCTTTGGGGTAATTGCTGCCATCATCGCATTTGGCATGTACTCCCGCTACCGTTTTGTCCAAAAAACAAAAACGCAACTGGAGGAAAAAAACAAATTGATAAAAGCCGAAAAGAAAAAAGCCGAGGCCTCCGAAAAAGCCAAGCACCAGTTCCTCGCCAACATGAGCCACGAGATACGTACGCCCATGAACGCCATCAAGGGCATGACAGATATCCTCTTAAGGCGCGAACCGCAAGCGCAACAATTACCGTACCTACAAGGGATTAAGCAGTCTTCAGATTCCTTATTATTTATCATCAACGACATCCTGGACCTCTCCAAGATTGAGTCGGGTAAGATTGAACTGGAAGAAACGCCCTTTTCCCTGGCTGAAGAGCTCACCCTGGTACGGAATATGATGCAGTTTAAAGCCGAAGAGAAAAGCCTGGAGCTATATACGAAATTCCCGATGGACTTGCCGGAGGTAATAGGCGATCCCACGCGCCTACGCCAGATTCTGATCAACCTCGTGGGTAATGCCATCAAATTCACGGAGAAAGGCGTAGTGACTATCCGCTTACAAACCGAGACACCAACAGCGGACTCCTTGGCAATACAATGTACGGTATCAGATACCGGTGTGGGCATTGGAGCAGACCGCCTTGAGAAGATTTTTGAATCCTTCGAACAGGCCTACTCCGATACCAGTCGCAAATTTGGTGGCACCGGACTGGGTTTAAGCATCTCCAAAAAGCTGGTCGGACTCCAGGGGGGAAAGATCTGGGTAGAAAGTCAGAAAGAGCAAGGCAGCCAGTTTCACTTCACGCTCACCTACCCATTAGCGACGGCAGCCGATCACATCCAACCCACCGACATGTCAACCGTCGAGCGGGATAGTTTGGCCAACAACCTGGCTGTGCTACAGATACTCCTGGTGGAGGATAATGAATTCAACGCTATCGTTGCCAAAGAAGAACTGGAAGACGCCATTCCAGGCTTACAGCTAACCCTGGCCGAAAACGGAGCCATCGCCCTGGAAAAACTCCGCAGCCAGGACTATGACCTCATCCTGATGGACGTGCAAATGCCTGTGATGAACGGCTACGAAGCGACCGAAAAAATTCGTTCCCTCGACAACGGCAAAGCCCGCATTCCCATCATCGCTATGACAGCCAATGTAATGAAAGAAGAAGTGGAAAGATGCTACGAAGCGGGGATGGATGACTTTATTGGGAAGCCTTTTGATACGGATGAGCTACTACGTAAAATGCACCAATTACTAAGCAAAACGACCAGCTGATGACCACTTGATCAACCAGCTTACCGCTTGATCAATAAATGTTGCCAAGGACACCTTCAAAGGGCTATCTTACTAATAACGAATACAAAGGACTATGACTACACACATATACCGAAAATATTCATCGTGGACGACGAGTCTTTTCACTCCGTCGCCGGGCTAGCCTGCTGCTGCAGGAAACCAAGTCCAATCTATAATTCTTTCATTTTAAACTTAACATCTAATGCCTTCTATTCACAACATTTTCGTCA is a window from the Lewinella sp. LCG006 genome containing:
- a CDS encoding ATP-binding protein; translated protein: MKYFQYVFLLIGVVFLAVPAKAQPTRADSLFAIWSDKTNSDEVRVEAFYQRFNPLENEGYNPEARRWSPGLQEAIELAPKTGKEAYMGRFLSLAAGTYIFYTKELDKACTIGEEAFEVSMKFKDYNSAFASLFLLRSCKGLNMVTLLENNLSLDTLVAEQIPLYSNLVLAYYKKSRLPESLELALKAIEIAEESKPVNHFVLAEILDIAGGVHSQIGNYEEAERYLFSSLDHAKKSNFDPAIGSAMIGLGFMNKEKEDLAKAKIYLDSAMVFMEDKQNCEPCMAKARWLSAGVKNLEGNHSDALKELLDIKAYYDSDPVNTNYNVGIYYSELSSAYLGLKQYNNAIAAALSGIEITKANQYSSLQSYENIYKAFTALGNDKKAFEYYQKYVSTRDEITQLRNSQQVTKQELTFQYEQQRLADSLRVEQQKLQQKFVLQKEISRQKNSRNIFLAFGVIAAIIAFGMYSRYRFVQKTKTQLEEKNKLIKAEKKKAEASEKAKHQFLANMSHEIRTPMNAIKGMTDILLRREPQAQQLPYLQGIKQSSDSLLFIINDILDLSKIESGKIELEETPFSLAEELTLVRNMMQFKAEEKSLELYTKFPMDLPEVIGDPTRLRQILINLVGNAIKFTEKGVVTIRLQTETPTADSLAIQCTVSDTGVGIGADRLEKIFESFEQAYSDTSRKFGGTGLGLSISKKLVGLQGGKIWVESQKEQGSQFHFTLTYPLATAADHIQPTDMSTVERDSLANNLAVLQILLVEDNEFNAIVAKEELEDAIPGLQLTLAENGAIALEKLRSQDYDLILMDVQMPVMNGYEATEKIRSLDNGKARIPIIAMTANVMKEEVERCYEAGMDDFIGKPFDTDELLRKMHQLLSKTTS